The Thermococcus sp. 4557 genomic sequence CCGTAGAGACCAAGAACCCTGACTATGAGCGCGTGGTCGCTCTCGCCAGGGGCCCTAGGAACGTAGCGGACAGTGAGGTTCATTCCCTCCAGCTGGGTCTGCAGGTCCTGCGGGACATCGACGAGAACTATCTTATCCTTGCCCTCAGCGAGTTTGGCTATCTCATCGGCGCTCTGGTTGGCGTAGGCGACGACGGTTACGTTGAAGGCTTTACCGATCCTCTCCATGAGGGTCGGGGCGTTCGGAGCCTCGGCGTTGAATTCCGTGCTGTTCATGAGTTTGTAAACCGAGTCAGGCACCACCACCAGGGAGTTGACAGGGGGATCAAGGAACATGTCAACGGGCCAGCCCTTCTTACCGTAGGCGAGCTCGGCAAATTCCTCGGCGGCGGATTTTGAGATTCTGAACGGAACGGCCCAGCTGTTGTCGGGCTTTATCTGATATATTCCAACGTACTCAACGTCCTCACCGGTTCCGAACACGGTCCCGGTGAACTCCATGTAGAACACACCCTGGCTCTCGATGACGGACTTTATCTGGTTGGCCTCCTCTGTGGTGCTCACGTTAGCGACCTTGACAAGCACTATCTGGTCTCCCTGCGCCTCGACGGTTATGTCCCTAAGTCCAAGGGTGTTGAGCCTCTTTTGCAGTGAATCAACGACGAGCTGCATCGTATCACTGTCAACGGGGTGCTCCGTCTGAGCTACGAGGGCAACACCACCGGATATGTCGATTCCATACGTCAGGGGCCTGAGGGCCAGGGTGGCCACCGAGCCCACGAGGAACAGGATGAGCAGGATTACCCTCCAGTTGAGAAGGAGATTCCTGGTTCTTCTCTTCATTCGCTACCACCCCTTGCCGGGTTTGAGAGGTACCACTTCAGCACGCCGGCGTTAAGAACCCAGGTGTTCATGAAGTCTGCGAGCAGACCGAAGATGAGGACGATGGCTATGTTGTCGATGGTCTGGCTGGTGGAGATAATCCAGAGCACGAGCAGAGCACCGAGGGTGGTGGTGCTCATCGTGAATCCAGTGGAGACCGCGGCTAGGTAGGCCTCGTCCAGAGTGTCCTCCTTTCTTCTAAGGAGCTTGGTGGTCAGGAGGATGTTGCTGTCAACGGTGTAACCTATGAGCATGAGCAGAGCCGCTATCGTGGCCGTTGTCAGCTCGATGCCGAAGAGGCCCATGAGGGCGACGGCTATTGTCATGTCCGAAAGGGCAGAGAAGATTATAGTCATCGCCGGCACGAGGTTCCTGAAGAACAGGAAGACCACCACAGCCATTGCAAGGAACGCGAAGACGAGGGCCCTGATGCCCTGCTGCTGGGCGATTTTACCGAAGGTGGGCTGAACCTCGCTGTGGGTGTACTCCGCGTTGGGATAGTCGCTCTTCAGTATCTTTATTATCTCCGCGGGATCGGTACCGACGGGAGCGTAAACCCTGATGCCGCTGGTATCGACGCTGGTGAAGCTCTCGACCCTCACGTCCACTCCCAGCTGAGCGCTCAGGGTCTTGGCGAGCTCATC encodes the following:
- a CDS encoding preprotein translocase subunit SecD, translated to MKRRTRNLLLNWRVILLILFLVGSVATLALRPLTYGIDISGGVALVAQTEHPVDSDTMQLVVDSLQKRLNTLGLRDITVEAQGDQIVLVKVANVSTTEEANQIKSVIESQGVFYMEFTGTVFGTGEDVEYVGIYQIKPDNSWAVPFRISKSAAEEFAELAYGKKGWPVDMFLDPPVNSLVVVPDSVYKLMNSTEFNAEAPNAPTLMERIGKAFNVTVVAYANQSADEIAKLAEGKDKIVLVDVPQDLQTQLEGMNLTVRYVPRAPGESDHALIVRVLGLYGPYSLGEGLTVGEPQQDVQITGTAPDRLTAEQEASTIYTVLKSGSLPVKLNVVGMEFISPRLGEGFRTQALYAGLAALIAVLLIVYFHYRNWRIAIPVASTSLFEVIIILGFASLINWNLDLPSIAGIIAAIGTGVDQQIVITDELLSGERTTRITRRASVLRRMGRAFFVIFASAATTIAAMSFLLVYFVGTLKGFAFTTILGVLIGILITRPAYAEIAKYLLGED
- a CDS encoding protein translocase subunit SecF; protein product: MSKPKTKAKPTAGDAVRARKRKTLGFLAEMEYKKMIMYPLVVFLAALILLAVNFPTLGIDLQGGVVVTAYGIDANPDELAKTLSAQLGVDVRVESFTSVDTSGIRVYAPVGTDPAEIIKILKSDYPNAEYTHSEVQPTFGKIAQQQGIRALVFAFLAMAVVVFLFFRNLVPAMTIIFSALSDMTIAVALMGLFGIELTTATIAALLMLIGYTVDSNILLTTKLLRRKEDTLDEAYLAAVSTGFTMSTTTLGALLVLWIISTSQTIDNIAIVLIFGLLADFMNTWVLNAGVLKWYLSNPARGGSE